One region of Babylonia areolata isolate BAREFJ2019XMU chromosome 29, ASM4173473v1, whole genome shotgun sequence genomic DNA includes:
- the LOC143274944 gene encoding uncharacterized protein LOC143274944 gives MEACIEALYTIDGEADKRKTSEMIRILKGAISVSKSRTGEVIYHYNRHEKKALSRMMAKYDRDTVRAGVNIDSQKRDVLRKWNLVFGRQRKFTDSIRGFDDMIQEALANRHLVKYLTEEEGEGDGEEEQAPNEEAGKAEEAKKMPHIKDPRARRLGSRQTAPQGVVATQVMVGVLPKLQTASTLHNAHIETAAEIRMRREREKELERRRKQEELPKFDKELMDAYLTEQKTLQEDLLTRNALMKIKTSVDRDHVFFKYRMKTKLPDSATSLLQRIGSERSVSAMTGRSTRSRLSTRQSTRQGPRPRSPRSTKSQSEKGEVEDATGRLDKVSLTARNVSPSPSFSDIRLTERAKTVHFC, from the coding sequence ATGGAGGCGTGCATTGAAGCGCTGTACACCATCGACGGGGAGGCGGACAAGCGCAAGACTTCCGAGATGATCCGTATCCTGAAGGGCGCCATCAGCGTGTCCAAGAGCCGCACGGGAGAGGTGATCTACCACTACAACCGCCACGAGAAGAAAGCCCTCAGCCGGATGATGGCCAAGTACGACAGAGACACTGTCCGTGCCGGGGTCAACATCGACAGCCAGAAGAGAGACGTTCTGCGGAAATGGAACCTGGTCTTCGGACGTCAGCGGAAGTTCACCGACTCCATCCGAGGATTCGACGACATGATCCAGGAGGCGCTCGCGAACAGACACCTGGTAAAGTACCTCaccgaggaggagggggagggggatggggaggaggagcaaGCACCCAACGAGGAGGCTGGGAAGgcggaggaggcgaagaagatgcctcacattaaagatcccagGGCACGCCGGTTGGGAAGTCGACAGACGGCTCCTCAGGGAGTGGTGGCCACGCAGGTGATGGTGGGGGTTCTGCCCAAACTGCAGACCGCCTCCACCCTGCACAACGCGCACATCGAAACGGCCGCCGAGATacggatgaggagggagagggaaaaggaactGGAGCGGCGACGGAAACAGGAAGAGCTCCCCAAGTTTGACAAAGAACTCATGGACGCCTACCTGACGGAGCAGAAGACACTCCAGGAAGACCTCCTCACCCGCAACGCTCTCATGAAGATCAAGACTTCCGTGGACCGGGACCACGTGTTCTTCAAATACCGGATGAAGACCAAACTGCCCGACAGCGCCACCAGTCTCCTTCAGCGCATCGGCAGCGAACGCTCCGTGTCCGCCATGACGGGCCGCAGCACGAGGTCCAGGCTGAGCACACGTCAGAGCACGAGACAGGGACCTCGGCCCAGGTCCCCCCGGAGCACCAAGAGTCAGAgcgagaagggggaggtggaggacgcTACCGGCCGGCTGGACAAGGTGTCCCTCACCGCGCGAAAcgtttctccctccccttccttctccgaCATTCGTCTGACGGAGCGAGCTAAAACCGTGCACTTTTGTTAG